From the Thermoanaerobaculia bacterium genome, one window contains:
- a CDS encoding Crp/Fnr family transcriptional regulator, with product MPPRPPIPFEAIPILASLRPEDRDALAPLCEMRGYEKGETIFREGDPGERIHFVFIGRVKIVKAGPGRDLILEILGPGEPVGAVAAFERKAFPATAVALEACGVLSIPERQFFELLEKRPEITRRLFAGLTMRLMNLNRHLADMLGSVEYRAARLFLTLAAKMGQKRDGAVFIPVALSRQELADLIGTTIETAIRVMSRWQKDGLVETEKNGFLLLRPAALREISSVA from the coding sequence GTGCCCCCACGGCCTCCGATTCCTTTCGAGGCGATCCCGATCCTCGCGTCGCTCCGGCCCGAGGACCGCGACGCTCTCGCGCCGCTGTGCGAGATGCGCGGCTACGAGAAGGGGGAGACGATCTTCCGGGAGGGGGATCCCGGCGAGCGCATCCACTTCGTGTTCATCGGCCGCGTCAAGATCGTCAAGGCCGGCCCCGGGCGAGACCTGATCCTGGAGATCCTCGGCCCGGGGGAGCCGGTCGGCGCGGTCGCGGCGTTCGAGCGCAAGGCCTTTCCGGCGACGGCCGTCGCGCTCGAAGCCTGCGGGGTCCTCTCGATCCCGGAGCGACAGTTCTTCGAGCTCCTGGAGAAGCGCCCGGAGATCACCCGCCGGCTCTTCGCCGGGCTGACGATGCGGCTCATGAACCTCAACCGCCATCTCGCCGACATGCTGGGCTCGGTCGAGTATCGCGCCGCGCGGCTCTTCCTGACGCTCGCCGCGAAGATGGGCCAGAAGCGCGACGGCGCGGTCTTCATTCCGGTCGCGCTCTCGCGCCAGGAGCTCGCCGACCTGATCGGGACCACGATCGAAACGGCCATCCGCGTGATGAGCCGGTGGCAGAAGGACGGGCTCGTCGAGACGGAGAAGAACGGCTTCCTTCTTCTCCGGCCGGCGGCGCTTCGCGAGATCAGCTCGGTGGCGTGA
- a CDS encoding Rrf2 family transcriptional regulator: MPARPRYDAAAEGRPLLYSRTCQHALRAAERLAAAEHANPGRMVVQEELANDVGISTTALAQIVQQLRNSGIVKTRRGPLGGIVLSRPADRITVLQVVRAIDGFGLGGRCLLGFSECTDETPCPAHPVWKRARALLDRQLERRTLADLAVSVAGKRARARRLARALTPPS, translated from the coding sequence ATGCCCGCCCGACCTCGTTACGACGCGGCCGCCGAGGGGCGCCCCCTTCTCTATTCCCGGACCTGCCAGCACGCGCTGCGGGCGGCGGAGCGGCTCGCGGCGGCGGAACACGCCAATCCGGGAAGGATGGTCGTCCAGGAAGAGCTCGCGAACGACGTCGGAATTTCCACGACCGCGCTCGCCCAGATCGTCCAGCAGCTGCGAAATTCCGGCATCGTGAAGACGCGCCGCGGCCCGCTGGGCGGCATCGTGCTCTCGCGGCCCGCGGATCGGATCACGGTGCTCCAGGTCGTGCGGGCGATCGACGGATTCGGACTCGGCGGCCGGTGTCTCCTGGGGTTCTCCGAGTGCACGGACGAGACGCCGTGTCCCGCTCACCCGGTCTGGAAGAGGGCGCGGGCGCTTCTCGATCGCCAGCTCGAACGGCGCACGCTGGCCGATCTCGCCGTCTCCGTCGCGGGCAAGCGCGCCCGCGCCCGCCGGCTGGCCCGCGCCCTCACGCCACCGAGCTGA
- a CDS encoding multiheme c-type cytochrome, whose amino-acid sequence MNRPCVPRTAEERAAGWGGALARFTGGTLAYLLLSGLAIRFVSFSALAEWTVIVHSAAGVLSFAPLGVYLFRHWRAYRADALTPAKVLGWFAFAAVAAAEMSGFWAAGLALFSRRVPGWVRDVHLIPSIAVGVFAVAHLWPIWKRKALSPDLARRARALREGYLASTVLVSAALLLAAFPATLAQRSPRRAGSFPKDYRMPFGKNRPFAPSLARTEHNGALAPEALSGSASCGSSGCHESIYREWSVSAHRWAALDPAFQRVQEEMARQNGPESTRYCGGCHDPISLFSGSKTVFKADLTSDAGMTEGVSCLSCHSVGKADVQGNANYVVHPPERYLFETSRSRAARLVSDFLIRAYPKHHVASLEKRLFKTPEYCAACHKQFVDQEVNNFGWVQLQNQYDNWRKSKWNHPGDPRRTIECRECHMPLLGGPEPASGDTADYNRTAADGQHRSHRFLGANQYMPALLKLPGGERQVELVDRWLHGSYPVPEIASKWAAGPAVSLALDVPSHADAGRPLRVRAIITSNKVGHDYPTGPLDLIQSWIEIDVRDASGAVVFTSGRPDAKKMIPPGSFLFKAEPVDRYGNLIDRHNLWEMVGVRYRRSLFPGYSDVAEYTFTCPSSGGTPAPVRDLVVPDPPVGAVSIEAILHYRKLDQFLVDFLFPGKGLSAPITDLARARAVVHIVPAA is encoded by the coding sequence ATGAATAGGCCGTGCGTCCCGCGCACCGCGGAAGAGAGGGCCGCCGGATGGGGAGGCGCGCTCGCCCGTTTCACGGGCGGAACGCTCGCCTATCTCCTGCTGAGCGGCCTCGCGATCCGGTTCGTTTCGTTTTCGGCGCTCGCGGAATGGACGGTGATCGTCCACAGCGCGGCGGGGGTCCTCTCGTTCGCGCCGCTCGGCGTGTACCTCTTCCGGCACTGGCGCGCCTACCGCGCCGACGCCCTCACCCCGGCAAAGGTGCTCGGGTGGTTCGCGTTCGCGGCCGTCGCCGCGGCGGAGATGTCGGGATTCTGGGCGGCGGGCCTCGCGCTCTTTTCCCGCCGGGTGCCCGGCTGGGTCCGGGACGTCCACCTGATCCCGTCGATCGCGGTCGGCGTCTTCGCCGTCGCTCACCTCTGGCCGATCTGGAAGCGCAAGGCCCTCTCGCCCGACCTCGCCCGCCGGGCGCGGGCGCTCCGCGAGGGGTACCTCGCGTCGACGGTCCTCGTTTCCGCCGCGCTCCTGCTCGCCGCATTCCCGGCGACGCTCGCCCAGCGGTCGCCGCGCCGCGCCGGATCCTTCCCGAAGGATTATCGGATGCCCTTCGGGAAGAACCGTCCCTTCGCGCCCAGCCTCGCGCGCACCGAGCACAACGGAGCGCTGGCGCCCGAGGCGCTCTCGGGATCCGCGTCGTGCGGCTCGTCGGGGTGCCATGAGTCGATCTATCGGGAGTGGTCCGTGTCCGCCCACCGATGGGCGGCGCTCGACCCCGCGTTCCAGCGCGTCCAGGAGGAGATGGCTCGCCAGAACGGGCCGGAGTCGACCCGTTACTGCGGCGGCTGCCACGATCCCATCTCCCTCTTCTCGGGGTCGAAGACCGTCTTCAAGGCGGACCTGACGAGCGATGCCGGCATGACCGAGGGGGTCTCGTGCCTCTCCTGCCATTCCGTCGGAAAAGCGGACGTGCAGGGAAACGCGAACTACGTCGTCCATCCGCCGGAGCGCTATCTCTTCGAGACGTCCCGCTCGCGCGCGGCGCGCCTCGTCTCCGATTTCCTGATCCGCGCCTACCCGAAGCACCACGTCGCGTCCCTCGAGAAGCGCCTGTTCAAGACGCCGGAGTACTGCGCCGCGTGCCACAAGCAGTTCGTCGACCAGGAGGTCAACAACTTCGGGTGGGTACAGCTTCAGAACCAGTACGACAACTGGCGAAAGAGCAAGTGGAACCACCCGGGCGATCCGCGCCGCACGATCGAGTGCCGCGAGTGCCACATGCCTCTCCTCGGCGGCCCCGAGCCCGCTTCGGGGGACACGGCGGACTACAACCGCACGGCGGCCGACGGACAGCACCGCAGCCACCGATTCCTCGGCGCGAACCAGTACATGCCCGCGCTCCTGAAGCTCCCGGGGGGCGAACGGCAGGTGGAACTCGTCGACCGCTGGCTGCACGGCTCGTACCCCGTCCCGGAGATCGCGTCGAAATGGGCCGCCGGCCCGGCGGTGTCGCTCGCCCTCGACGTCCCCTCGCACGCCGACGCGGGCCGCCCGCTGCGGGTGCGGGCGATCATCACGTCGAACAAGGTGGGGCACGACTATCCCACGGGTCCGCTCGACCTGATCCAGTCGTGGATCGAGATCGACGTCCGCGATGCCTCCGGGGCCGTCGTCTTCACGTCGGGGCGTCCGGACGCGAAGAAGATGATCCCGCCCGGTTCCTTCCTCTTCAAGGCGGAGCCCGTCGACCGCTACGGCAATCTCATCGATCGCCACAACCTCTGGGAGATGGTCGGCGTCCGGTACCGGCGCAGCCTCTTCCCGGGATACTCCGACGTGGCGGAGTACACCTTCACGTGCCCCTCCTCGGGTGGCACGCCCGCGCCCGTTCGCGACCTCGTGGTTCCCGACCCGCCGGTCGGCGCCGTCTCGATCGAGGCGATCCTCCACTACCGCAAGCTCGACCAGTTCCTCGTCGATTTCCTTTTCCCGGGCAAGGGGCTCTCGGCGCCGATCACCGATCTCGCCCGGGCCCGGGCGGTCGTCCACATCGTTCCCGCCGCATGA
- a CDS encoding FG-GAP-like repeat-containing protein encodes MSGSRLRRFTHPRAVIAAALAVVAAAAALYATHGGEEAPYRPGEAVEGITDVNRHQVSGADWGIRWTDVAAKSGLAFRHFSAGARSTQLPEDMGSGLAFGDYDGDGWWDLFVADTTGPLTMSASELASARGGCRLYHNLGGVFTDVTEEAGLGGLRGNYLGAAWGDYDNDGRPDLVVTSFGGIRLFHNRGDGTFEDVSHASGVDAFRGFWTGATWGDADGDGRLDLYVCGYVDYRFDPADAGRSSKFGAADSPFTINPSSYPPIANLYFHNEGGGRFREMAAEAGISDPEGRSLSATFADFDNDGRSDLYVANDVSEGALYVNAGGGLFAERGHDAHVADYRGAMGIAVGDVDGDGALDMFVTHWIAEANALYLNRLFAGPSRRLDFEDAAERFGLGEISTDDIAWGAAFLDVDGDGFPDLAVANGSTFEDAADRRRLVPMPMRLFRNLGGRRFTDVAPASGEVWTTPRVHRGLAVADVDGDLRQEIAVVVHGGELILLKAAGGPANHRIAFRLEGTRSNRSAYGARVTLLAAGRTQIREIGAGSSYLSQNAPEAVFGLGAAASADRVTVRWPSGAAQTFTDLAADRAYRLKEGRGAPEAIPGGRGGELAFWDAYARARDRAGRGDAVGAIAGYREALAVNPRHEDSLYALGNLLLESGDRSGARKAFETLAAFAPRSARMHGALGDLLAEEAAGSGAGFDAARTHYRAAGELNGEETGWVLRTGEISLAEGKTRDAAVAFRNVLSTNPRSFEALYLSGFLAYRRGDLTEAGRLHAHAFAAIPLPAGPASAEGDARRAGSALPRRGVFAAHWRRLASGPMTMEEAYADLSRRIGKPSR; translated from the coding sequence ATGAGCGGCTCGCGCCTCCGACGCTTCACTCACCCGCGCGCCGTGATCGCCGCGGCGCTGGCGGTGGTCGCGGCGGCGGCGGCGCTCTACGCGACGCACGGAGGAGAGGAAGCCCCCTACCGCCCCGGAGAGGCCGTCGAAGGAATCACCGACGTCAATCGCCACCAGGTCTCCGGCGCGGACTGGGGGATCCGCTGGACCGACGTCGCCGCGAAGTCCGGCCTCGCCTTCCGGCACTTTTCGGCGGGGGCGCGGTCGACGCAGCTTCCCGAGGACATGGGCTCGGGGCTCGCCTTCGGCGACTACGACGGAGACGGGTGGTGGGACCTCTTCGTGGCCGACACGACCGGACCGCTGACGATGAGCGCGAGCGAGCTCGCGAGCGCTCGCGGCGGCTGCCGTCTCTACCACAACCTCGGAGGCGTGTTCACGGACGTGACCGAGGAGGCGGGTCTGGGAGGGCTCCGCGGGAACTATCTCGGCGCGGCGTGGGGCGATTACGACAACGACGGCCGACCCGACCTCGTCGTGACCTCCTTCGGGGGGATCCGTCTCTTCCACAACCGCGGAGACGGGACGTTCGAGGACGTGTCGCACGCGTCGGGCGTCGACGCGTTCCGCGGCTTCTGGACCGGCGCGACATGGGGAGATGCCGACGGGGACGGGCGTCTCGATCTCTACGTGTGCGGTTACGTCGACTACCGTTTCGACCCCGCCGATGCGGGGCGATCGTCGAAATTCGGCGCCGCCGACAGCCCTTTCACCATCAACCCTTCGTCGTATCCGCCGATCGCGAACCTGTACTTCCACAACGAGGGAGGGGGCCGGTTCCGGGAGATGGCCGCCGAGGCCGGAATCTCCGACCCGGAGGGACGCAGCCTGTCGGCGACGTTCGCCGATTTCGACAATGACGGGCGGTCCGATCTCTACGTCGCCAACGACGTGTCCGAAGGGGCGCTCTACGTCAACGCGGGCGGCGGCCTGTTCGCCGAACGGGGGCACGACGCGCACGTCGCCGACTACCGCGGCGCGATGGGGATCGCGGTCGGCGACGTCGACGGCGACGGCGCGCTCGACATGTTCGTCACCCACTGGATCGCGGAAGCGAACGCGCTTTACCTCAACCGGCTCTTCGCCGGGCCCTCGCGGCGGCTCGACTTCGAGGACGCGGCGGAGCGTTTCGGGCTCGGCGAGATCTCGACCGACGACATCGCCTGGGGCGCCGCCTTCCTCGACGTCGACGGCGACGGTTTCCCGGATCTCGCCGTGGCGAACGGCTCGACGTTCGAGGACGCCGCCGACCGTCGCCGGCTCGTCCCGATGCCGATGCGACTGTTCCGGAACCTCGGCGGCCGGAGGTTCACCGACGTCGCTCCGGCTTCCGGCGAGGTCTGGACCACCCCACGGGTGCATCGCGGCCTCGCCGTGGCGGACGTGGACGGAGACCTCCGGCAGGAGATCGCCGTGGTCGTCCACGGCGGAGAATTGATCCTCCTGAAGGCGGCCGGGGGGCCCGCGAACCACCGAATCGCGTTTCGACTGGAGGGAACGCGGTCGAACCGGTCGGCGTACGGCGCCCGGGTCACGCTGCTCGCCGCGGGGAGGACGCAGATTCGCGAGATCGGCGCGGGGTCTTCCTATCTTTCCCAGAACGCCCCGGAGGCCGTCTTCGGCCTCGGCGCGGCGGCGAGCGCCGACCGGGTCACGGTCCGGTGGCCGTCCGGCGCCGCGCAGACGTTCACGGACCTCGCCGCCGATCGCGCGTACCGGCTCAAGGAAGGGCGGGGGGCGCCCGAGGCGATCCCGGGAGGGCGGGGCGGCGAACTGGCCTTCTGGGACGCCTACGCGCGGGCGCGGGACCGCGCGGGCCGCGGAGATGCGGTCGGCGCGATCGCGGGCTACCGCGAGGCGCTGGCCGTGAACCCGAGGCACGAGGACAGCCTCTATGCGCTCGGGAACCTCCTCCTCGAGAGCGGCGACCGGTCCGGCGCCCGAAAAGCGTTCGAGACGCTCGCGGCGTTCGCCCCGCGGAGCGCCCGAATGCACGGGGCGCTCGGCGACCTGCTTGCCGAAGAGGCCGCCGGGAGCGGCGCCGGGTTCGACGCGGCAAGAACGCATTACCGCGCCGCCGGCGAGTTGAACGGCGAAGAGACGGGCTGGGTACTCCGGACGGGGGAGATTTCGCTCGCCGAGGGGAAGACCCGGGACGCGGCGGTCGCGTTCCGGAACGTCCTCTCGACGAATCCCCGCTCGTTCGAAGCGCTCTATCTCTCCGGTTTTCTCGCGTACCGCCGGGGCGATCTCACCGAAGCCGGGCGCCTTCATGCGCACGCCTTCGCGGCGATCCCCCTTCCGGCCGGGCCGGCGTCGGCCGAGGGGGACGCGCGCCGCGCGGGATCCGCGCTTCCGCGGCGGGGCGTCTTCGCCGCGCACTGGAGACGCCTGGCATCGGGTCCGATGACGATGGAAGAAGCCTACGCGGACCTGTCGCGGCGGATCGGGAAACCTTCCCGCTGA